A single genomic interval of Babylonia areolata isolate BAREFJ2019XMU chromosome 26, ASM4173473v1, whole genome shotgun sequence harbors:
- the LOC143300491 gene encoding uncharacterized protein LOC143300491, whose protein sequence is MNVVRAASRRLKFRGMRVALSVTSRPVAMPVKGWVWASPIPASSLGSEWRHLSTRPFLQRPAAHKLANLLVTYHKADRNCSLLSEGGSHGNGSATGSAAVSNRRSPDKADHDFWVDNQRREADSNDSASNGRDMTRLLHSPVQAHNTDGATSGTGTRGERLTRAPASLGGSGDAMPTSARPLAVLFPGIGMSNRVMEKYCQVYLRLGVDVTYLSRGMNVPTCFVPHLIPLVTTPIRRLLQDQSTEFANRPLLLHCISGGLAFAGCMLMNPSERHTQVLPSDLAQDTDLTNGERASSSPPDSRPLNLPQPPPQDLEKRSGTSEVADLRNRVAGVILDSPVLHVDYYRYGIPLLSTTFPPLRSACKLYFSLIAGAFDSTVNPYLRSVFTLDKSPKLILYPDADTFNPVSVLETFLREEEARGSRVNVQSFQGIDHVKILKDRPVRYQEEIRQFLKALGVVGVN, encoded by the exons ATGAACGTGGTGCGGGCAGCGTCGCGGAGACTGAAATTCCGAGGCATGCGTGTCGCCTTGAGCGTGACGTCACGTCCTGTAGCCATGCCGGTAAAGGGCTGGGTGTGGGCCTCTCCGATCCCCGCCTCGTCCTTAGGTTCTGAG tgGCGTCATTTATCAACCAGACCTTTCCTACAGCGGCCGGCGGCACACAAACTGGCCAATCTCCTGGTAACTTACCACAAGGCAGACAGGAACTGCAGCCTTTTGTCTGAAGGGGGGTCCCACGGAAATGGTTCAGCCACTGGTAGCGCAGCAGTCTCCAACAGACGCTCCCCTGACAAGGCGGACCACGATTTCTGGGTGGACAACCAACGCCGTGAAGCTGATAGCAATGATTCCGCTTCCAACGGAAGGGACATGACCCGCCTCTTGCACTCCCCCGTCCAGGCACACAACACTGATGGCGCCACGTCCGGAACGGGGACTCGAGGCGAACGCTTGACACGGGCACCTGCAAGTTTGGGAGGCAGTGGTGACGCCATGCCCACGTCAGCACGACCGCTGGCTGTGCTGTTTCCGGGGATAGGGATGAGCAACCGTGTGATGGAGAAGTACTGCCAGGTGTACCTGAGGCTGGGGGTGGATGTGACGTACCTGTCCAGAGGCATGAACGTCCCCACGTGCTTCGTTCCTCACCTGATTCCTCTTGTCACCACACCTATCAGGCGActtttgcag GACCAGTCCACAGAGTTCGCCAACAGACCTCTCCTCCTGCACTGTATATCTGGGGGTCTGGCCTTCGCCGGATGCATGCTGATGAACCCCAGTGAAAGACACACCCAGGTGCTGCCGAGCGACCTCGCCCAAGACACCGACCTGACAAACGGTGAAAGGGCCTCCTCGTCACCGCCAGACTCACGACCACTCAACCTTCCTCAACCACCGCCACAGGACTTGGAGAAGCGGAGCGGAACCAGTGAGGTGGCCGATTTACGGAACAGAGTGGCAGGTGTGATCCTGGACTCTCCCGTTTTACACGTCGATTATTATAGGTACGGCATtccactcctctccaccacctTTCCACCGCTTCGCTCGGCCTGCAAACTGTACTTTTCCTTGATCGCCGGTGCCTTTGACTCCACTGTCAACCCTTATTTGAGGTCAGTGTTCACCCTGGACAAAAGTCCAAAACTCATCCTGTATCCTGACGCAGACACCTTCAATCCCGTGTCGGTTCTGGAGACGTTTCTGCGTGAGGAGGAGGCGCGTGGGTCCAGAGTTAATGTCCAGTCTTTCCAGGGCATTGATCATGTCAAAATACTGAAGGATCGTCCTGTCCGTTACCAGGAAGAAATCCGTCAGTTTTTGAAAGCGCTGGGTGTCGTTGGGGTCAACTGA